From one Cucurbita pepo subsp. pepo cultivar mu-cu-16 chromosome LG17, ASM280686v2, whole genome shotgun sequence genomic stretch:
- the LOC111779274 gene encoding GDSL esterase/lipase 5-like → MSEEMKISNVHFFFKIFFTILFTSHGSQIGDIPSSNNGVAFFVFGDSLLDPGNNNFINTTEDFRANFTPYGETFFNSPTGRFSDGRLIPDFIAEYANLPLIPAYLDPHNNLYIHGVNFASGGGGALVETHQGFAINIETQLRYFKKVERSLRKKLGDARASSLLSDSVYMFSIGGNDYIVAFEGSPVLEKYTEIEYVNMVIGNVTSVLQEIYKKGGRKFAFLAVPPLGCMPHTRLMKVGGHGSCWDEASALARLHNKLLPAALQKLAHDLQGFKYTLADTYNMLQTRIDNPSKYGLKDGRRACCGSGELRGIYSCGGMRGQREFELCENPNEYLFFDSYHPNERAYEQFAKLIWNGDAQFINPSNLKQFFQCGSSQA, encoded by the exons ATGTCAGAAGAGATGAAGATTTCAAACgtccatttctttttcaaaatcttcttCACGATTCTCTTCACCTCACATGGATCTCAAATCGGCGACATTCCTTCATCGAACAATGGCGTCGCCTTCTTCGTCTTCGGCGATTCCCTTCTCGATCCTGGAAACAACAACTTCATCAACACTACCGAGGATTTCCGCGCCAATTTCACGCCCTATGGCGAAACTTTCTTCAACTCTCCGACCGGAAGATTCTCCGATGGCCGTCTCATACCAGACTTCATCG cGGAGTACGCCAATCTGCCTCTGATTCCAGCGTATTTAGATCCTCACAACAATCTCTACATCCATGGCGTCAATTTTGCATCCGGTGGAGGCGGCGCTTTAGTCGAAACTCACCAAGGATTC GCTATAAACATTGAAACTCAACTTAGGTATTTCAAGAAGGTGGAGAGGTCGTTGAGGAAGAAGCTCGGTGATGCCAGAGCCAGTAGCTTGCTCTCGGACTCTGTTTATATGTTCAGTATCGGAGGAAACGATTACATCGTCGCTTTTGAAGGTTCTCCTGTTCTTGAAAAGTACACTGAAATCGAGTACGTGAACATGGTGATCGGGAACGTAACATCCGTCCTCCAA GAAATATACAAGAAAGGAGGAAGGAAATTTGCATTTCTGGCAGTGCCTCCTTTAGGTTGTATGCCGCACACGAGATTGATGAAAGTGGGCGGCCATGGAAGCTGTTGGGATGAAGCTTCAGCGCTTGCAAGGCTTCACAACAAACTGCTTCCTGCTGCTCTTCAGAAGCTTGCCCACGATCTCCAAGGATTCAAATACACCCTTGCTGATAcctacaatatgcttcaaacCAGAATCGACAACCCTTCAAAATATG GTTTGAAGGATGGAAGAAGAGCATGCTGTGGAAGTGGAGAATTGAGAGGAATATATAGCTGTGGAGGAATGAGAGGACAAAGAGAATTTGAGTTATGTGAAAATCCCAATGAATATCTGTTCTTCGACTCTTACCATCCCAATGAAAGAGCTTATGAGCAGTTTGCAAAGCTGATATGGAATGGAGATGCCCAATTCATTAACCCTTCCAACCTCAAACAATTCTTTCAATGTGGATCATCACAAGCTTGA